A stretch of the Xiphophorus couchianus chromosome 15, X_couchianus-1.0, whole genome shotgun sequence genome encodes the following:
- the drc5 gene encoding dynein regulatory complex subunit 5 isoform X1, producing MRIIIAEDPNWSLDLVPSLSSLCQRCIADTIEDHQHLFEKLTPQLKDSIQPRLSLSLPLHVTANLVPDGVFWKRCCQQRWNICDISHYGHSWKRMFFERHLENLIELFVPEETEFKVILDVLPLCKNYIKRLNITQLLLPSRKFVKGRDDDQHEVVMLTNEEEDDMAASHFDFGIVLTELIHLEEFHLAYKIKQCGMNFEWSMFQITDRDCRALTTAFKACKTLKVLRIRQSQIDDKKCRPLLRCLMDHPSLIELDLSHNIIRDAGARSVAELLSKGQLEKLNICNNEIDIHGAKALAQALSNNSTLQYLNMRLNQVKDEGGEAIAEALQNNTTLRYLHLGGNDMTSITAVVLSKVLQKNETLKTLNLSCNNLGEIGGKALAEAMVHNSTLTECDIRQTDIDETNSASINKAIWDNQCADWDKEVQQRRKSTIYL from the exons atgagaattaTAATTGCCGAAGATCCAAACTGGTCCCTGGATTTGGTTCCCAGTTTGTCCAGCCTATGTCAACGATGCATTGCAGACACAATTGAAG ATCATcagcatttatttgaaaaactcACACCCCAGCTGAAAGATTCAATTCAGCCGAGGTTGTCTCTTTCCCTGCCTCTGCATGTGACTGCCAACCTGGTCCCTGACGGTGTGTTCTGGAAGCGGTGCTGCCAGCAGCGGTGGAACATCTGTGACATTTCTCACTATGGCCACAGCTGGAAACGAATGTTCTTCGAAAGGCACTTGGAGAACTTGATCGAACTTTTCGTCCCAGAGGAAACAGAGTTTAAGGTCATTCTTGATGTGCTCCCTCTCTGTAAAAATTATATCAAGAGGTTGAACatcacacagctgctgctgccttcaagGAAGTTTGTGAAGGGGAGAGATGATGATCAGCATGAAGTAGTAATGCTTACTAATGAGGAGGAAGATGATATGGCAGCTAGTCATTTTGACTTTGGGATTGTGTTGACTGAGCTGATACACCTGGAAGAGTTCCATTTGGCgtataaaatcaaacaatgtGGGATGAACTTTGAATGGTCAATGTTCCAAATAACCGACAGGGACTGTAGAGCCCTCACCACAGCTTTTAAAGCCTGCAAAACTCTAAAG GTTCTGAGGATTCGTCAAAGTCAAATTGACGATAAAAAGTGTCGCCCGCTGCTGAGATGCCTTATGGACCATCCTTCCCTGATAGAGCTCGACTTATCCCACAACATCATCAGAGATGCTGGTGCCAGGTCTGTTGCTGAGTTGCTCTCCAAGGGCCAACTGGAGAAACTCAACATTTGCAACAATGAAATCGACATCCATGGAGCCAAAGCCTTAGCTCAGGCTCTGTCAAACAATTCCACTCTACAGTACCTAAACATGCgtctgaaccaggtgaaggaTGAAGGTGGGGAGGCCATTGCCGAGGCCTTGCAGAACAACACGACTCTGAGATACCTGCACCTGGGAGGGAATGATATGACCTCCATAACTGCTGTTGTGCTGTCAAAAGTGCTGCAAAAGAATGAAACACTGAAGACCCTCAATCTGTCCTGCAACAACCTTGGAGAG ATCGGAGGTAAAGCTTTGGCAGAGGCGATGGTTCACAACAGCACTCTAACAGAATGTGATATCCGCCAGACAGACATTGATGAGACTAATTCTGCCTCCATTAACAAGGCAATTTGGGACAATCAGTGTGCAGACTGGGATAAGGAAGTTCAGCAGAGGAGAAAAAGTACCATCTATCTTTAA
- the drc5 gene encoding dynein regulatory complex subunit 5 isoform X2, protein MRIIIAEDPNWSLDLVPSLSSLCQRCIADTIEDHQHLFEKLTPQLKDSIQPRLSLSLPLHVTANLVPDGVFWKRCCQQRWNICDISHYGHSWKRMFFERHLENLIELFVPEETEFKVILDVLPLCKNYIKRLNITQLLLPSRKFVKGRDDDQHEVVMLTNEEEDDMAASHFDFGIVLTELIHLEEFHLAYKIKQCGMNFEWSMFQITDRDCRALTTAFKACKTLKVLRIRQSQIDDKKCRPLLRCLMDHPSLIELDLSHNIIRDAGARSVAELLSKGQLEKLNICNNEIDIHGAKALAQALSNNSTLQYLNMRLNQVKDEGGEAIAEALQNNTTLRYLHLGGNDMTSITAVVLSKVLQKNETLKTLNLSCNNLGEISWHTVSLSGKHCRGSKVTHTAEISEVKLWQRRWFTTAL, encoded by the exons atgagaattaTAATTGCCGAAGATCCAAACTGGTCCCTGGATTTGGTTCCCAGTTTGTCCAGCCTATGTCAACGATGCATTGCAGACACAATTGAAG ATCATcagcatttatttgaaaaactcACACCCCAGCTGAAAGATTCAATTCAGCCGAGGTTGTCTCTTTCCCTGCCTCTGCATGTGACTGCCAACCTGGTCCCTGACGGTGTGTTCTGGAAGCGGTGCTGCCAGCAGCGGTGGAACATCTGTGACATTTCTCACTATGGCCACAGCTGGAAACGAATGTTCTTCGAAAGGCACTTGGAGAACTTGATCGAACTTTTCGTCCCAGAGGAAACAGAGTTTAAGGTCATTCTTGATGTGCTCCCTCTCTGTAAAAATTATATCAAGAGGTTGAACatcacacagctgctgctgccttcaagGAAGTTTGTGAAGGGGAGAGATGATGATCAGCATGAAGTAGTAATGCTTACTAATGAGGAGGAAGATGATATGGCAGCTAGTCATTTTGACTTTGGGATTGTGTTGACTGAGCTGATACACCTGGAAGAGTTCCATTTGGCgtataaaatcaaacaatgtGGGATGAACTTTGAATGGTCAATGTTCCAAATAACCGACAGGGACTGTAGAGCCCTCACCACAGCTTTTAAAGCCTGCAAAACTCTAAAG GTTCTGAGGATTCGTCAAAGTCAAATTGACGATAAAAAGTGTCGCCCGCTGCTGAGATGCCTTATGGACCATCCTTCCCTGATAGAGCTCGACTTATCCCACAACATCATCAGAGATGCTGGTGCCAGGTCTGTTGCTGAGTTGCTCTCCAAGGGCCAACTGGAGAAACTCAACATTTGCAACAATGAAATCGACATCCATGGAGCCAAAGCCTTAGCTCAGGCTCTGTCAAACAATTCCACTCTACAGTACCTAAACATGCgtctgaaccaggtgaaggaTGAAGGTGGGGAGGCCATTGCCGAGGCCTTGCAGAACAACACGACTCTGAGATACCTGCACCTGGGAGGGAATGATATGACCTCCATAACTGCTGTTGTGCTGTCAAAAGTGCTGCAAAAGAATGAAACACTGAAGACCCTCAATCTGTCCTGCAACAACCTTGGAGAG ATTTCATGGCATACTGTATCTCTGTCTGGAAAACACTGCAGAGGATCAAAAGTCACCCACACAGCAGAAAT ATCGGAGGTAAAGCTTTGGCAGAGGCGATGGTTCACAACAGCACTCTAA
- the rnf8 gene encoding E3 ubiquitin-protein ligase rnf8 isoform X2 — translation MEGVTTDCCSAEEDDCSDSEVLCLMRVGKTSDWLRLFENAEVTVGRGVEVTHQLLSSTCPLMISRLHCSFRQKEDGQWTVTDKKSLNGVWVNGERIPAEQPHLLQLGDSIQLGVPLLGTKVEFDYILIQRPLKDIKPYLVKEHREDTKAAHTPRKFKRKLGVEEVEPSTSKHKLYRCSSADKSFAKPCPLSPVKARRQLSHTQPEETVTGRKEHEGELPPSDGSSSVWDLDNLQMYSQNILLLREQVSDTQRQVESLEGEPRQADPLRGEQVRELQGQLEALRAKMHRMEMLEKSFSETKRQLEEQKTQQQEELMKKQLEEALQEQKKVIDELALSRKGFEEIILAKNKELEVTKEEKEKARAQKEEVVTQVTEVLENELQCIICSELFIEAVILNCAHSFCCYCIKQWRNKKDECPICRQAIQSQTRCLALDNCIDRMVENLSLDMKARRQTLITERKAAIAEVMVIHDDDSSRTSDSSMVSINSSLSSVVSVETYSSIHVDSGDSFDELED, via the exons ATGGAGGGCGTAACAACGGATTGCTGCTCGGCTGAGGAGGATGACTGCTCAGACTCGGAGGTTTTATGTCTCATGAGAGTCGGAAAAACCTCGGACTGGCTCCGTTTGTTCGAAAACGCAGAG GTCACTGTTGGACGGGGTGTAGAGGTAACCCACCAGCTGTTATCTTCAACCTGCCCTCTTATGATCTCCAGGCTGCACTGTTCCTTCAGGCAAAAGGAAGACGGCCAGTGGACAGTGACGGACAAGAAG AGTCTCAACGGTGTGTGGGTAAATGGAGAGCGGATACCTGCTGAGCAACCCCATCTGCTCCAACTCGGAGACTCCATCCAGCTTGGAGTTCCTTTATTAGGGACCAAAGTGGAATTTGACTACATCCTCATCCAGCGGCCCCTCAAAGACATTAAGCCCTACCTGGTAAAGGAACATAGAGAGGATACCAAAGCAGCCCACACACCCAGAAAGTTCAAGAGGAAGTTGGGCGTAGAAGAGGTCGAGCCTTCTACCTCCAAGCACAAGCTCTACCGCTGCTCTTCTGCAGATAAATCGTTCGCAAAGCCCTGTCCTCTGTCTCCTGTGAAGGCAAGGCGGCAGCTCAGTCACACACAGCCAGAGGAGACAGTAACCGGCAGAAAGGAGCATGAAGGAGAGCTGCCTCCTTCCGATGGATCCAGTTCTGTCTGGGACCTCGACAACCTGCAAAT GTACAGCCAGAATATCCTGCTCCTGAGGGAGCAGGTTAGCGACACGCAGAGGCAGGTCGAGTCTCTGGAAGGCGAGCCCAGGCAGGCGGACCCTCTGCGGGGAGAGCAGGTCCGGGAGCTGCAGGGTCAGCTGGAGGCGCTCAGAGCCAAGATGCACCGCATGGAGATGTTAGAGAAATCCTTCAGTGAAACAAAGAGGCAGTTAGAG GAGCAGAAAACCCAACAGCAAGAGGAGTTAATGAAAAAACAGCTTGAAGAGGCCTTACAAGAG caaaaaaaagtgATAGATGAACTCGCCCTCTCTCGTAAAGGCTTTGAGGAAATTATATTGGCTAAAAACAAAGAGCTAGAAGTAACGAAG gaggagaaagaaaaggcGAGAGCGCAGAAAGAAGAGGTAGTCACTCAAGTTACTGAAGTTCTAGAGAACGAGCTTCAATGCATCATCTGCTCAGAGCTCTTCATTGAG GCTGTCATCCTGAACTGTGCCCACAGTTTCTGCTGTTACTGCATCAAGCAGTGGCGCAATAAAAAAGACGAGTGTCCCATCTGCCGCCAGGCCATCCAGTCCCAAACCCGCTGTCTGGCTTTGGATAACTGCATCGACCGCATGGTGGAGAACCTGAGCCTGGACATGAAGGCCCGGCGGCAGACCCTCATCACTGAGAGGAAAG CCGCCATCGCCGAGGTGATGGTGATCCACGATGACGACAGTAGCAGGACCAGTGACAGTAGCATGGTGTCCATAAACAGCAGTCTCAGCTCTGTGGTCTCTGTGGAGACGTACAGCAGCATCCATGTGGACTCTGGGGACAGTTTTGACGAATTGGAGGATTag
- the rnf8 gene encoding E3 ubiquitin-protein ligase rnf8 isoform X1, protein MEGVTTDCCSAEEDDCSDSEVLCLMRVGKTSDWLRLFENAEVTVGRGVEVTHQLLSSTCPLMISRLHCSFRQKEDGQWTVTDKKSLNGVWVNGERIPAEQPHLLQLGDSIQLGVPLLGTKVEFDYILIQRPLKDIKPYLVKEHREDTKAAHTPRKFKRKLGVEEVEPSTSKHKLYRCSSADKSFAKPCPLSPVKARRQLSHTQPEETVTGRKEHEGELPPSDGSSSVWDLDNLQMYSQNILLLREQVSDTQRQVESLEGEPRQADPLRGEQVRELQGQLEALRAKMHRMEMLEKSFSETKRQLEEQKTQQQEELMKKQLEEALQEQKKVIDELALSRKGFEEIILAKNKELEVTKEEKEKARAQKEEVVTQVTEVLENELQCIICSELFIEAVILNCAHSFCCYCIKQWRNKKDECPICRQAIQSQTRCLALDNCIDRMVENLSLDMKARRQTLITERKAAAIAEVMVIHDDDSSRTSDSSMVSINSSLSSVVSVETYSSIHVDSGDSFDELED, encoded by the exons ATGGAGGGCGTAACAACGGATTGCTGCTCGGCTGAGGAGGATGACTGCTCAGACTCGGAGGTTTTATGTCTCATGAGAGTCGGAAAAACCTCGGACTGGCTCCGTTTGTTCGAAAACGCAGAG GTCACTGTTGGACGGGGTGTAGAGGTAACCCACCAGCTGTTATCTTCAACCTGCCCTCTTATGATCTCCAGGCTGCACTGTTCCTTCAGGCAAAAGGAAGACGGCCAGTGGACAGTGACGGACAAGAAG AGTCTCAACGGTGTGTGGGTAAATGGAGAGCGGATACCTGCTGAGCAACCCCATCTGCTCCAACTCGGAGACTCCATCCAGCTTGGAGTTCCTTTATTAGGGACCAAAGTGGAATTTGACTACATCCTCATCCAGCGGCCCCTCAAAGACATTAAGCCCTACCTGGTAAAGGAACATAGAGAGGATACCAAAGCAGCCCACACACCCAGAAAGTTCAAGAGGAAGTTGGGCGTAGAAGAGGTCGAGCCTTCTACCTCCAAGCACAAGCTCTACCGCTGCTCTTCTGCAGATAAATCGTTCGCAAAGCCCTGTCCTCTGTCTCCTGTGAAGGCAAGGCGGCAGCTCAGTCACACACAGCCAGAGGAGACAGTAACCGGCAGAAAGGAGCATGAAGGAGAGCTGCCTCCTTCCGATGGATCCAGTTCTGTCTGGGACCTCGACAACCTGCAAAT GTACAGCCAGAATATCCTGCTCCTGAGGGAGCAGGTTAGCGACACGCAGAGGCAGGTCGAGTCTCTGGAAGGCGAGCCCAGGCAGGCGGACCCTCTGCGGGGAGAGCAGGTCCGGGAGCTGCAGGGTCAGCTGGAGGCGCTCAGAGCCAAGATGCACCGCATGGAGATGTTAGAGAAATCCTTCAGTGAAACAAAGAGGCAGTTAGAG GAGCAGAAAACCCAACAGCAAGAGGAGTTAATGAAAAAACAGCTTGAAGAGGCCTTACAAGAG caaaaaaaagtgATAGATGAACTCGCCCTCTCTCGTAAAGGCTTTGAGGAAATTATATTGGCTAAAAACAAAGAGCTAGAAGTAACGAAG gaggagaaagaaaaggcGAGAGCGCAGAAAGAAGAGGTAGTCACTCAAGTTACTGAAGTTCTAGAGAACGAGCTTCAATGCATCATCTGCTCAGAGCTCTTCATTGAG GCTGTCATCCTGAACTGTGCCCACAGTTTCTGCTGTTACTGCATCAAGCAGTGGCGCAATAAAAAAGACGAGTGTCCCATCTGCCGCCAGGCCATCCAGTCCCAAACCCGCTGTCTGGCTTTGGATAACTGCATCGACCGCATGGTGGAGAACCTGAGCCTGGACATGAAGGCCCGGCGGCAGACCCTCATCACTGAGAGGAAAG CAGCCGCCATCGCCGAGGTGATGGTGATCCACGATGACGACAGTAGCAGGACCAGTGACAGTAGCATGGTGTCCATAAACAGCAGTCTCAGCTCTGTGGTCTCTGTGGAGACGTACAGCAGCATCCATGTGGACTCTGGGGACAGTTTTGACGAATTGGAGGATTag
- the rnf8 gene encoding E3 ubiquitin-protein ligase rnf8 isoform X5 — MISRLHCSFRQKEDGQWTVTDKKSLNGVWVNGERIPAEQPHLLQLGDSIQLGVPLLGTKVEFDYILIQRPLKDIKPYLVKEHREDTKAAHTPRKFKRKLGVEEVEPSTSKHKLYRCSSADKSFAKPCPLSPVKARRQLSHTQPEETVTGRKEHEGELPPSDGSSSVWDLDNLQMYSQNILLLREQVSDTQRQVESLEGEPRQADPLRGEQVRELQGQLEALRAKMHRMEMLEKSFSETKRQLEEQKTQQQEELMKKQLEEALQEQKKVIDELALSRKGFEEIILAKNKELEVTKEEKEKARAQKEEVVTQVTEVLENELQCIICSELFIEAVILNCAHSFCCYCIKQWRNKKDECPICRQAIQSQTRCLALDNCIDRMVENLSLDMKARRQTLITERKAAAIAEVMVIHDDDSSRTSDSSMVSINSSLSSVVSVETYSSIHVDSGDSFDELED; from the exons ATGATCTCCAGGCTGCACTGTTCCTTCAGGCAAAAGGAAGACGGCCAGTGGACAGTGACGGACAAGAAG AGTCTCAACGGTGTGTGGGTAAATGGAGAGCGGATACCTGCTGAGCAACCCCATCTGCTCCAACTCGGAGACTCCATCCAGCTTGGAGTTCCTTTATTAGGGACCAAAGTGGAATTTGACTACATCCTCATCCAGCGGCCCCTCAAAGACATTAAGCCCTACCTGGTAAAGGAACATAGAGAGGATACCAAAGCAGCCCACACACCCAGAAAGTTCAAGAGGAAGTTGGGCGTAGAAGAGGTCGAGCCTTCTACCTCCAAGCACAAGCTCTACCGCTGCTCTTCTGCAGATAAATCGTTCGCAAAGCCCTGTCCTCTGTCTCCTGTGAAGGCAAGGCGGCAGCTCAGTCACACACAGCCAGAGGAGACAGTAACCGGCAGAAAGGAGCATGAAGGAGAGCTGCCTCCTTCCGATGGATCCAGTTCTGTCTGGGACCTCGACAACCTGCAAAT GTACAGCCAGAATATCCTGCTCCTGAGGGAGCAGGTTAGCGACACGCAGAGGCAGGTCGAGTCTCTGGAAGGCGAGCCCAGGCAGGCGGACCCTCTGCGGGGAGAGCAGGTCCGGGAGCTGCAGGGTCAGCTGGAGGCGCTCAGAGCCAAGATGCACCGCATGGAGATGTTAGAGAAATCCTTCAGTGAAACAAAGAGGCAGTTAGAG GAGCAGAAAACCCAACAGCAAGAGGAGTTAATGAAAAAACAGCTTGAAGAGGCCTTACAAGAG caaaaaaaagtgATAGATGAACTCGCCCTCTCTCGTAAAGGCTTTGAGGAAATTATATTGGCTAAAAACAAAGAGCTAGAAGTAACGAAG gaggagaaagaaaaggcGAGAGCGCAGAAAGAAGAGGTAGTCACTCAAGTTACTGAAGTTCTAGAGAACGAGCTTCAATGCATCATCTGCTCAGAGCTCTTCATTGAG GCTGTCATCCTGAACTGTGCCCACAGTTTCTGCTGTTACTGCATCAAGCAGTGGCGCAATAAAAAAGACGAGTGTCCCATCTGCCGCCAGGCCATCCAGTCCCAAACCCGCTGTCTGGCTTTGGATAACTGCATCGACCGCATGGTGGAGAACCTGAGCCTGGACATGAAGGCCCGGCGGCAGACCCTCATCACTGAGAGGAAAG CAGCCGCCATCGCCGAGGTGATGGTGATCCACGATGACGACAGTAGCAGGACCAGTGACAGTAGCATGGTGTCCATAAACAGCAGTCTCAGCTCTGTGGTCTCTGTGGAGACGTACAGCAGCATCCATGTGGACTCTGGGGACAGTTTTGACGAATTGGAGGATTag
- the rnf8 gene encoding E3 ubiquitin-protein ligase rnf8 isoform X4 yields MEGVTTDCCSAEEDDCSDSEVLCLMRVGKTSDWLRLFENAEVTVGRGVEVTHQLLSSTCPLMISRLHCSFRQKEDGQWTVTDKKSLNGVWVNGERIPAEQPHLLQLGDSIQLGVPLLGTKVEFDYILIQRPLKDIKPYLVKEHREDTKAAHTPRKFKRKLGVEEVEPSTSKHKLYRCSSADKSFAKPCPLSPVKARRQLSHTQPEETVTGRKEHEGELPPSDGSSSVWDLDNLQMYSQNILLLREQVSDTQRQVESLEGEPRQADPLRGEQVRELQGQLEALRAKMHRMEMLEKSFSETKRQLEEQKTQQQEELMKKQLEEALQEQKKVIDELALSRKGFEEIILAKNKELEVTKEEKEKARAQKEEVVTQVTEVLENELQCIICSELFIEAVILNCAHSFCCYCIKQWRNKKDECPICRQAIQSQTRCLALDNCIDRMVENLSLDMKARRQTLITERKGMSRHRRGDGDPR; encoded by the exons ATGGAGGGCGTAACAACGGATTGCTGCTCGGCTGAGGAGGATGACTGCTCAGACTCGGAGGTTTTATGTCTCATGAGAGTCGGAAAAACCTCGGACTGGCTCCGTTTGTTCGAAAACGCAGAG GTCACTGTTGGACGGGGTGTAGAGGTAACCCACCAGCTGTTATCTTCAACCTGCCCTCTTATGATCTCCAGGCTGCACTGTTCCTTCAGGCAAAAGGAAGACGGCCAGTGGACAGTGACGGACAAGAAG AGTCTCAACGGTGTGTGGGTAAATGGAGAGCGGATACCTGCTGAGCAACCCCATCTGCTCCAACTCGGAGACTCCATCCAGCTTGGAGTTCCTTTATTAGGGACCAAAGTGGAATTTGACTACATCCTCATCCAGCGGCCCCTCAAAGACATTAAGCCCTACCTGGTAAAGGAACATAGAGAGGATACCAAAGCAGCCCACACACCCAGAAAGTTCAAGAGGAAGTTGGGCGTAGAAGAGGTCGAGCCTTCTACCTCCAAGCACAAGCTCTACCGCTGCTCTTCTGCAGATAAATCGTTCGCAAAGCCCTGTCCTCTGTCTCCTGTGAAGGCAAGGCGGCAGCTCAGTCACACACAGCCAGAGGAGACAGTAACCGGCAGAAAGGAGCATGAAGGAGAGCTGCCTCCTTCCGATGGATCCAGTTCTGTCTGGGACCTCGACAACCTGCAAAT GTACAGCCAGAATATCCTGCTCCTGAGGGAGCAGGTTAGCGACACGCAGAGGCAGGTCGAGTCTCTGGAAGGCGAGCCCAGGCAGGCGGACCCTCTGCGGGGAGAGCAGGTCCGGGAGCTGCAGGGTCAGCTGGAGGCGCTCAGAGCCAAGATGCACCGCATGGAGATGTTAGAGAAATCCTTCAGTGAAACAAAGAGGCAGTTAGAG GAGCAGAAAACCCAACAGCAAGAGGAGTTAATGAAAAAACAGCTTGAAGAGGCCTTACAAGAG caaaaaaaagtgATAGATGAACTCGCCCTCTCTCGTAAAGGCTTTGAGGAAATTATATTGGCTAAAAACAAAGAGCTAGAAGTAACGAAG gaggagaaagaaaaggcGAGAGCGCAGAAAGAAGAGGTAGTCACTCAAGTTACTGAAGTTCTAGAGAACGAGCTTCAATGCATCATCTGCTCAGAGCTCTTCATTGAG GCTGTCATCCTGAACTGTGCCCACAGTTTCTGCTGTTACTGCATCAAGCAGTGGCGCAATAAAAAAGACGAGTGTCCCATCTGCCGCCAGGCCATCCAGTCCCAAACCCGCTGTCTGGCTTTGGATAACTGCATCGACCGCATGGTGGAGAACCTGAGCCTGGACATGAAGGCCCGGCGGCAGACCCTCATCACTGAGAGGAAAGGTATGAG CCGCCATCGCCGAGGTGATGGTGATCCACGATGA
- the rnf8 gene encoding E3 ubiquitin-protein ligase rnf8 isoform X3 produces the protein MEGVTTDCCSAEEDDCSDSEVLCLMRVGKTSDWLRLFENAEVTVGRGVEVTHQLLSSTCPLMISRLHCSFRQKEDGQWTVTDKKSLNGVWVNGERIPAEQPHLLQLGDSIQLGVPLLGTKVEFDYILIQRPLKDIKPYLVKEHREDTKAAHTPRKFKRKLGVEEVEPSTSKHKLYRCSSADKSFAKPCPLSPVKARRQLSHTQPEETVTGRKEHEGELPPSDGSSSVWDLDNLQMYSQNILLLREQVSDTQRQVESLEGEPRQADPLRGEQVRELQGQLEALRAKMHRMEMLEKSFSETKRQLEEQKTQQQEELMKKQLEEALQEQKKVIDELALSRKGFEEIILAKNKELEVTKEEKEKARAQKEEVVTQVTEVLENELQCIICSELFIEAVILNCAHSFCCYCIKQWRNKKDECPICRQAIQSQTRCLALDNCIDRMVENLSLDMKARRQTLITERKGMSSRHRRGDGDPR, from the exons ATGGAGGGCGTAACAACGGATTGCTGCTCGGCTGAGGAGGATGACTGCTCAGACTCGGAGGTTTTATGTCTCATGAGAGTCGGAAAAACCTCGGACTGGCTCCGTTTGTTCGAAAACGCAGAG GTCACTGTTGGACGGGGTGTAGAGGTAACCCACCAGCTGTTATCTTCAACCTGCCCTCTTATGATCTCCAGGCTGCACTGTTCCTTCAGGCAAAAGGAAGACGGCCAGTGGACAGTGACGGACAAGAAG AGTCTCAACGGTGTGTGGGTAAATGGAGAGCGGATACCTGCTGAGCAACCCCATCTGCTCCAACTCGGAGACTCCATCCAGCTTGGAGTTCCTTTATTAGGGACCAAAGTGGAATTTGACTACATCCTCATCCAGCGGCCCCTCAAAGACATTAAGCCCTACCTGGTAAAGGAACATAGAGAGGATACCAAAGCAGCCCACACACCCAGAAAGTTCAAGAGGAAGTTGGGCGTAGAAGAGGTCGAGCCTTCTACCTCCAAGCACAAGCTCTACCGCTGCTCTTCTGCAGATAAATCGTTCGCAAAGCCCTGTCCTCTGTCTCCTGTGAAGGCAAGGCGGCAGCTCAGTCACACACAGCCAGAGGAGACAGTAACCGGCAGAAAGGAGCATGAAGGAGAGCTGCCTCCTTCCGATGGATCCAGTTCTGTCTGGGACCTCGACAACCTGCAAAT GTACAGCCAGAATATCCTGCTCCTGAGGGAGCAGGTTAGCGACACGCAGAGGCAGGTCGAGTCTCTGGAAGGCGAGCCCAGGCAGGCGGACCCTCTGCGGGGAGAGCAGGTCCGGGAGCTGCAGGGTCAGCTGGAGGCGCTCAGAGCCAAGATGCACCGCATGGAGATGTTAGAGAAATCCTTCAGTGAAACAAAGAGGCAGTTAGAG GAGCAGAAAACCCAACAGCAAGAGGAGTTAATGAAAAAACAGCTTGAAGAGGCCTTACAAGAG caaaaaaaagtgATAGATGAACTCGCCCTCTCTCGTAAAGGCTTTGAGGAAATTATATTGGCTAAAAACAAAGAGCTAGAAGTAACGAAG gaggagaaagaaaaggcGAGAGCGCAGAAAGAAGAGGTAGTCACTCAAGTTACTGAAGTTCTAGAGAACGAGCTTCAATGCATCATCTGCTCAGAGCTCTTCATTGAG GCTGTCATCCTGAACTGTGCCCACAGTTTCTGCTGTTACTGCATCAAGCAGTGGCGCAATAAAAAAGACGAGTGTCCCATCTGCCGCCAGGCCATCCAGTCCCAAACCCGCTGTCTGGCTTTGGATAACTGCATCGACCGCATGGTGGAGAACCTGAGCCTGGACATGAAGGCCCGGCGGCAGACCCTCATCACTGAGAGGAAAGGTATGAG CAGCCGCCATCGCCGAGGTGATGGTGATCCACGATGA